A single genomic interval of Prunus dulcis chromosome 5, ALMONDv2, whole genome shotgun sequence harbors:
- the LOC117628830 gene encoding cell number regulator 2-like, whose product MHPNNNSDPKQAPQAAAYGGYQQQAAPAAAAYGGYQQQGPPQWTTGLCGCFEDPSNCLMTCCCPCVTFGQNAEIIDKGTTSCAFAGLIYHALSYVGCSCLFSFPYRSKLRGLYSLPEDPCVDCCVHCLLPTCAICQEYRELKNRGQDPSIGWIANAQKMNQGQAGNPAPPYITPGMSR is encoded by the exons ATGCATCCTAATAACAATAGTGATCCTAAACAAGCTCCACAAGCAGCAGCATACGGCGGTTATCAGCAACAGGCGgcaccagcagcagcagcatacGGTGGTTATCAACAACAG GGGCCGCCTCAATGGACGACAGGTCTATGTGGTTGCTTTGAAGATCCTTCCAATT GTTTGATGACCTGCTGCTGTCCCTGTGTAACCTTTGGCCAAAATGCTGAGATCATTGATAAAGGAACAACGT CTTGTGCTTTTGCGGGTTTAATCTATCATGCTCTTTCCTATGTGGGGTGTTCTTGTTTGTTCTCGTTCCCCTATCGATCCAAACTGAGAGGCCTATATTCATTGCCGGAAGATCCATGTGTAGACTGTTGCGTCCATTGTTTGCTTCCCACATGTGCTATTTGTCAAGAGTACCGGGAGCTCAAGAACCGTGGACAAGACCCCTCCATAG GTTGGATCGCCAATGCTCAGAAAATGAACCAAGGTCAAGCTGGAAACCCTGCACCTCCGTACATCACGCCAGGCATGTCTCGTTAG
- the LOC117629152 gene encoding protein PLANT CADMIUM RESISTANCE 4-like produces the protein MTPQPGAAAQFPPQNVQSHPNPMYGNGANQPGAYPPQAPQQSPAKFPPASPSTPHQVRYQQQQPQQAQAGYINVNAGNANAMPDNNYAAQGVPVQQPHYQPGPLNHINLQNVGTEGWSSELFDCMDDPMNALTTAFVPCLTFGQIAEIVDNGTTSCAISGLFYGLIASFLGVPFIMSCTYRTKLRSMFRLVEAPAPDWVTHLFCEPCALCQEYRELQIRGIDPSIGWIGNLQRNPNLQQQLRANMMAPPPPQYMNHNCQ, from the exons ATGACCCCCCAGCCTGGGGCTGCTGCACAGTTCCCACCCCAGAATGTGCAATCCCATCCCAATCCCATGTATGGAAATGGGGCTAACCAACCTGGGGCCTACCCACCACAAGCACCCCAACAATCTCCAGCAAAATTTCCTCCTGCAAGTCCAAGTACACCTCATCAGGTTCGTtaccagcagcagcagccgcAACAAGCACAAGCAGGGTACATTAATGTTAATGCAGGCAATGCCAATGCCATGCCTGATAATAATTATGCTGCTCAAGGGGTTCCAGTGCAGCAGCCTCATTACCAGCCGGGACCTCTTAATCATATCAACCTGCAGAATGTTGGCACTGAGGGCTGGAGTTCTGAGTTATTTGATTGCATGGATGATCCAATGAATG CTCTAACAACGGCTTTCGTTCCATGCTTGACGTTCGGGCAGATAGCAGAGATTGTAGATAACGGCACTACCT CATGTGCCATCAGCGGATTGTTCTACGGGTTGATTGCAAGTTTCCTTGGGGTACCATTCATAATGTCATGCACTTATCGCACAAAGCTGCGGAGCATGTTTAGGCTGGTGGAGGCCCCTGCACCCGATTGGGTCACTCATTTGTTTTGTGAACCCTGTGCTCTCTGCCAAGAATATAGGGAACTTCAGATCAGAGGGATAGATCCTTCCATAG GTTGGATAGGAAATTTGCAACGGAATCCCAACTTGCAGCAGCAGCTGCGAGCTAACATGATGGCGCCTCCACCACCCCAATATATGAATCATAATTGTCAATGA
- the LOC117627207 gene encoding extensin-like — MGRPEAQNCDAQPHPLEHQPNQAPFKFAVHAHQPQQQLPAEQLPPPNNPTTVIEPSSDHEADDDHHEHQAIANHHDQTHEHQAMQPHYNPLQLAPQNPSHSVGTSRPDHHQPRPLHHAAQLPPTNPYNTNLMLHHYHWPHHNYNAPAPPAAYQIHPQQQALMPTGPAAPRPHPTPTPYYPPLPHHHHQASSAPAIYYTTPQVLFPPPAAYQFVPHHSGQLQYYNNPVAAARNQLPPLHYNPNYIAETGIPVQNVQYLPMLLPQPAGIDGAWKTGLFQCLDDPPNAIMTLFCPCWTFGQVAEIVNNGQTSCAVNSLIYMLITVCIFVPCLLSCTYRKKLRNKFDLPESPAPDCIIHFLCEWCALCQEHRELELRGLDPSLGWVGNMENMQRLQQKRQAAMAPPTTQRMTGY, encoded by the exons ATGGGACGTCCTGAGGCACAAAATTGTGATGCTCAACCGCATCCTCTTGAACATCAACCAAACCAGGCGCCGTTCAAATTCGCAGTACATGCGCACCAACCCCAGCAGCAGCTGCCTGCAGAACAGCTTCCGCCTCCAAATAACCCCACTACTGTTATAGAACCTAGTTCTGATCACGAGGCAGATGATGATCATCATGAACATCAAGCAATTGCAAACCATCATGATCAAACTCATGAACATCAAGCCATGCAGCCCCACTATAACCCTCTACAGCTTGCACCCCAAAACCCCTCCCACAGCGTTGGAACATCACGTCCTGATCATCATCAACCCCGGCCTTTACATCATGCGGCACAATTGCCACCCACAAACCCCTATAACACCAATCTCATGTTACACCATTATCATTGGCCTCACCATAATTATAATGCGCCTGCACCACCAGCGGCATACCAAATACACCCCCAACAACAAGCATTGATGCCAACTGGCCCAGCAGCACCACGCCCACATCCAACTCCAACTCCATATTatcctcctcttcctcatcatcatcaccaagCTTCTTCTGCTCCTGCAATTTATTATACTACACCACAAGTGCTTTTCCCTCCTCCGGCTGCTTACCAATTTGTTCCTCATCACTCTGGACAACTGCAATATTATAACAATCCTGTTGCTGCAGCTAGAAATCAGCTGCCGCCTCTACATTATAACCCTAATTATATTGCAGAAACAGGAATACCAGTCCAAAATGTTCAATACCTACCAATGCTGCTGCCTCAGCCCGCTGGCATAGACGGTGCTTGGAAAACAGGGCTTTTTCAGTGCTTAGATGACCCCCCAAATG CTATCATGACGTTATTCTGCCCATGCTGGACATTCGGTCAGGTTGCAGAGATTGTCAACAATGGTCAAACCT CGTGCGCAGTCAATTCACTGATTTACATGCTGATTACGGTGTGCATCTTTGTGCCATGCTTGCTATCATGCACATATCGGAAAAAGCTAAGGAACAAGTTTGACCTACCTGAAAGCCCCGCTCCCGACTGCATCATTCACTTCTTATGTGAGTGGTGTGCTCTCTGCCAAGAACATAGGGAGCTCGAGCTCAGAGGCCTGGACCCTTCTTTAG GATGGGTAGGAAACATGGAGAATATGCAGAGGTTGCAGCAAAAGCGGCAAGCTGCCATGGCTCCCCCAACGACCCAAAGAATGACTGGATATTGA
- the LOC117627206 gene encoding DENN domain and WD repeat-containing protein SCD1 isoform X2 produces the protein MARIFEHLVVCGIGPEIRTLDGSKGFHGFGTYYMPSLLDQYPPPNHTLYPPPPPQLPTCVLPAGVLFYSSGYDSSDASTIPRSYPIVLTEGDGTKIYVSCIAFRDPVSEDIAEAYCIPANSFADKCICLVSRSPSFRLLRNTLEELFTLCFSPGGSSKPLWDVIASLVSTVPLPTPGKDRVLFAIDNCLLSVEAPPKDGLPHVDISFQPLVQCLDVDNLIKFFTAVLLERRILLRSNKYSILTLVSEAICHLLYPFRWQQVYIPLLFFSGVDYIDAPTPYMMGLHSGVDTSNLAMDGVVVVDLECNRITTTEDIPPIPEPELGDLRGEITKLLHPNVVGIDQMKDGLYSLPEQYPKGGNKPWGEDHDLQLRLVFLKFFASLLSGYRNFIEVTATHVFNTQAFLTMRSRSTGQPPEPMLTQFLDSHGFMDYLERGLGSEENTNNLLDKLQDAIRRSQNPISILPSNLVEPEIITIADTDVGASGSGAKYTYDRFPSNIRTEEQEEKRRQILAAASGLSSSSPSVLVGKDSKSETLTPLERAAERECMVLDIKVKLQGLWLRLLKLGPTDDPLSSFEYGTILALIESDAEGIGGSGFIECIREHINQGWHCQLTEEQFLAVKELLKTAISRATSRNDLLTIRDALEVSAEMYKKDANNVVDYIQRHLISLSIWEELRFWEGYFDYLMERSANKSANYASLVTAQLKFVESHMAGLGLPDTDAWYTIETIGEKNNIGYTQFIQLRGFLSHVVQLRIGYWGITAVKPQSMLSHGLASPHSKDNTVEDQQPAEASGVGRSWVQSMFSRDTASRSTSFSRVRKWTSDGGSSAAGQKKTQTNVRVLRGHSGSVTALHCVTRREVWDLVGDREDAGFFISGSTDCTVKIWDPSFRGNELRATLKGHTRAVRAISSDRGKVVSGSDDQSVLVWDKQTTQLLEELKGHDAPVSCARMLSGERVLTAAHDGTVKMWDVRTDTCVATVGRCSSAVLCMEYDDSTGILAAAGRDAIANTWDIRAGKAMHKLVGHTKWIRSIRMVGDTVVTGSDDWTARMWSVSRGTCDAVLACHAGPILSVEYSTLDKGIITGSTDGLLRFWENVEGGIRCVKNVTVHTSAILSINAAEHWLGIGAADNSMSLFHRPQERLGSFSSTGTKMAGWQLYRTPQRTVAVVRCIATDLERKRICSGGRNGLLRLWEATINI, from the exons ATGGCTCGGATCTTCGAGCACTTAGTGGTGTGCGGGATCGGACCCGAGATTCGGACCCTGGACGGTAGCAAAGGCTTCCACGGGTTTGGCACTTATTACATGCCGTCTCTTCTGGACCAGTACCCTCCTCCCAACCACACTCTCTAccctcctccacctcctcagCTCCCAACC TGTGTGTTGCCAGCtggtgttttgttttattcatcAGGCTATGATTCCAGTGACGCCTCCACGATTCCACGGAGCTACCCCATTGTTCTCACTG AGGGTGATGGGACAAAAATTTATGTTAGTTGCATTGCTTTCCGAGATCCAGTCAGTGAGGATATTGCTGAAGCTTATTGTATACCTGCAAATTCATTTGCTGATAAATGTATCTGTCTAGTTTCGCGGTCGCCTAGCTTTCGTTTACTTAGGAATACACTAGAGGAATTATTTACACTTTGTTTTTCCCCTGGTGGAAGTAG CAAACCCTTATGGGATGTTATTGCATCTTTGGTGTCCACTGTACCTTTGCCCACTCCAGGAAAAGATCGAGTTTTGTTTGCTATTGACAATTGTCTGCTTTCTGTGGAGGCTCCACCAAAGGATGGGCTCCCCCATGTTGAT ATATCATTTCAGCCATTGGTACAGTGCCTAGATGTTGacaacttaattaaatttttcaCAGCCGTGTTGCTTGAGAGGAGAATTTTGCTCCGATCAAACAA ATATTCAATTTTAACCCTTGTATCAGAAGCCATATGCCATTTACTTTATCCATTTCGGTGGCAG CAAGTCTACATTCCGCTACTCTTTTTCAGTGGCGTAGACTATATTGATGCGCCTACGCCATATATGATGGGACTTCATTCAGGCGTTGATACATCTAATCTGGCCATGGATGGT GTAGTTGTTGTTGACCTTGAGTGTAATCGTATCACAACAACGGAAGATATACCTCCTATCCCAGAGCCAGAATTAGGAGATTTGCGTGGGGAGATAACAAAGTTATTGCATCCCAATGTTGTGGGGATAGATCAGATGAAGGATGGTTTATATAGTTTGCCTGAGCAATATCCTAAAGGTGGCAACAAACCTTGGGGAGAGGATCACGACCTTCAACTTAG GTTAGTGTTCTTAAAGTTCTTTGCATCACTTTTAAGTGGCTACCGAAACTTCATA GAAGTTACTGCTACTCATGTCTTCAACACTCAAGCATTCTTGACGATGCGGTCCCGGTCAACTGGCCAACCACCAGAACCCAtg TTAACACAGTTCCTGGATTCCCATGGTTTCATGGATTATCTGGAAAGAGGATTAGGTTCTGAAGAAAACACTAATAACCTACTTGACAAGTTACAAGATGCAATTAGAAGAAGCCAAAATCCTATTTCAATTCTTCCATCAAATTTGGTAGAGCCTGAGATTATAACAATTGCAGATACGGATGTGGGAGCATCAG GATCAGGTGCCAAATACACATATGATAGGTTTCCCTCAAACATTAGGACAGAAgagcaagaagaaaagaggaggCAGATCCTTGCTGCAGCAAGTGGATTATCCTCTAG CTCACCTTCTGTCCTAGTGGGTAAAGACTCCAAATCAGAAACTCTAACTCCATTGGAGAGGGCT GCGGAAAGGGAGTGCATGGTTTTGGACATAAAAGTTAAGTTGCAg GGTCTGTGGCTTCGTCTTCTGAAATTGGGACCCACTGATGATCCTCTTTCGTCATTTGAATATGGCACAATCCTTG CTTTAATTGAATCTGATGCGGAGGGGATTGGTGGCAGTGGGTTCATTGAATGTATAAGGGAGCACATAAATCAGGGATGGCACTGTCAGTTGACTGAAGAACAATTTCTTGCTGTGAAGGAATTG CTTAAAACAGCTATCAGTCGTGCAACTTCCCGAAATGATTTGTTGACCATCAGGGATGCCCTTGAAGTATCTGCTGAAATGTACAAGAAGGATGCAAATAATGTTGTTGACTACATTCAGCGCCATCTTATATCTTTGTCCATCTGGGAGGAATTACG CTTTTGGGAAGGGTACTTTGACTATCTAATGGAGAGGTCTGCAAACAA GTCGGCCAACTATGCTTCTCTGGTGACTGCACAGCTAAAATTTGTGGAATCACACATG GCTGGATTGGGCCTTCCTGATACTGATGCTTGGTACACGATTGAAACAATAGGAGAGAAGAACAACATTGGATACACACAATTT ATACAGCTGAGAGGGTTCTTGTCGCATGTTGTGCAACTACGCATTGGTTATTGGGGAATCACTGCTGTCAAGCCTCAATCCATGTTGTCTCATGGATTAGCATCTCCACATTCAAAAGATAACACAGTTGAGGATCAGCAGCCTGCTGAGGCTTCTGGTGTTGGAAGGAGCTGGGTTCAGAGCATGTTTAGCAGGGATACTGCATCCAGATCCACCTCTTTCAGTCGTGTTCGTAAGTGGACCTCTGATGGTGGCTCTTCAG CTGCTGGGCAGAAGAAAACTCAAACCAATGTGCGTGTACTTAGAGGTCATAGTGGCTCGGTTACTGCTTTACATTGTGTAACGAGGAGAGAGGTTTGGGATCTTGTGGGTGACCGCGAAGATGCTGGTTTCTTCATCAGTGGAAGCACAGACTGCACG GTTAAGATCTGGGATCCTAGCTTTCGTGGTAATGAACTTCGGGCAACCTTGAAGGGACACACAag AGCTGTCCGTGCAATAAGTTCTGATCGAGGAAAGGTAGTATCTGGATCAGATGATCAGTCTGTTTTAGTATGGGATAAGCAAACTACTCAGCTTCTAGAAGAGTTGAAAGGCCATGATGCACCG GTTAGCTGTGCGCGCATGCTGTCTGGTGAGCGTGTCCTAACCGCTGCTCATGATGGAACTGTAAAGATGTGGGATGTTAGAACTGACACTTGTGTGGCAACTGTTGGTCGTTGCTCTAGTGCCGTTCTATGCATGGAATATGATGACTCCACAGGAATTTTAGCTGCTGCTGGTCGAGATGC CATTGCAAACACCTGGGACATTCGTGCGGGAAAGGCAATGCACAAGCTTGTAGGGCACACAAAATGGATTCG GTCGATTAGAATGGTGGGGGACACAGTTGTTACTGGTAGTGATGATTGGACCGCAAGAATGTGGTCTGTTTCCCGAGGAACATGTGATGCTGTTCTAGCATGCCATGCTGGCCCAATATTAAGTGTTGAATATTCCACACTTGACAAAGGAATAATTACAG GTTCAACTGATGGGCTACTCCGCTTTTGGGAAAATGTGGAGG GAGGTATAAGATGCGTGAAAAATGTTACTGTTCATACCTCTGCTATATTGTCAATCAACGCTGCAGAACACTGGTTAGGAATTGGAGCTGCTGATAATTCAATGTCTCTTTTCCATCGGCCTCAAGAGAGACTTGGTAGCTTCTCTAGCACGGGAACAAAAATGGCGGGGTGGCAACTATACCGAACACCACAAAGAACAGTTGCTGTG GTACGATGTATTGCTACGGACCTCGAGAGGAAAAGGATATGCAGCGGCGGTCGTAATGGACTTCTTAGGCTTTGGGAAGCCACCATAAACATTTAA
- the LOC117627206 gene encoding DENN domain and WD repeat-containing protein SCD1 isoform X1, with the protein MARIFEHLVVCGIGPEIRTLDGSKGFHGFGTYYMPSLLDQYPPPNHTLYPPPPPQLPTCVLPAGVLFYSSGYDSSDASTIPRSYPIVLTEGDGTKIYVSCIAFRDPVSEDIAEAYCIPANSFADKCICLVSRSPSFRLLRNTLEELFTLCFSPGGSSKPLWDVIASLVSTVPLPTPGKDRVLFAIDNCLLSVEAPPKDGLPHVDISFQPLVQCLDVDNLIKFFTAVLLERRILLRSNKYSILTLVSEAICHLLYPFRWQQVYIPLLFFSGVDYIDAPTPYMMGLHSGVDTSNLAMDGVVVVDLECNRITTTEDIPPIPEPELGDLRGEITKLLHPNVVGIDQMKDGLYSLPEQYPKGGNKPWGEDHDLQLRLVFLKFFASLLSGYRNFIEVTATHVFNTQAFLTMRSRSTGQPPEPMLTQFLDSHGFMDYLERGLGSEENTNNLLDKLQDAIRRSQNPISILPSNLVEPEIITIADTDVGASGSGAKYTYDRFPSNIRTEEQEEKRRQILAAASGLSSSSPSVLVGKDSKSETLTPLERAAERECMVLDIKVKLQGLWLRLLKLGPTDDPLSSFEYGTILALIESDAEGIGGSGFIECIREHINQGWHCQLTEEQFLAVKELLKTAISRATSRNDLLTIRDALEVSAEMYKKDANNVVDYIQRHLISLSIWEELRFWEGYFDYLMERSANKSANYASLVTAQLKFVESHMAGLGLPDTDAWYTIETIGEKNNIGYTQFIQLRGFLSHVVQLRIGYWGITAVKPQSMLSHGLASPHSKDNTVEDQQPAEASGVGRSWVQSMFSRDTASRSTSFSRVRKWTSDGGSSATNENGTPRKRDLSAAGQKKTQTNVRVLRGHSGSVTALHCVTRREVWDLVGDREDAGFFISGSTDCTVKIWDPSFRGNELRATLKGHTRAVRAISSDRGKVVSGSDDQSVLVWDKQTTQLLEELKGHDAPVSCARMLSGERVLTAAHDGTVKMWDVRTDTCVATVGRCSSAVLCMEYDDSTGILAAAGRDAIANTWDIRAGKAMHKLVGHTKWIRSIRMVGDTVVTGSDDWTARMWSVSRGTCDAVLACHAGPILSVEYSTLDKGIITGSTDGLLRFWENVEGGIRCVKNVTVHTSAILSINAAEHWLGIGAADNSMSLFHRPQERLGSFSSTGTKMAGWQLYRTPQRTVAVVRCIATDLERKRICSGGRNGLLRLWEATINI; encoded by the exons ATGGCTCGGATCTTCGAGCACTTAGTGGTGTGCGGGATCGGACCCGAGATTCGGACCCTGGACGGTAGCAAAGGCTTCCACGGGTTTGGCACTTATTACATGCCGTCTCTTCTGGACCAGTACCCTCCTCCCAACCACACTCTCTAccctcctccacctcctcagCTCCCAACC TGTGTGTTGCCAGCtggtgttttgttttattcatcAGGCTATGATTCCAGTGACGCCTCCACGATTCCACGGAGCTACCCCATTGTTCTCACTG AGGGTGATGGGACAAAAATTTATGTTAGTTGCATTGCTTTCCGAGATCCAGTCAGTGAGGATATTGCTGAAGCTTATTGTATACCTGCAAATTCATTTGCTGATAAATGTATCTGTCTAGTTTCGCGGTCGCCTAGCTTTCGTTTACTTAGGAATACACTAGAGGAATTATTTACACTTTGTTTTTCCCCTGGTGGAAGTAG CAAACCCTTATGGGATGTTATTGCATCTTTGGTGTCCACTGTACCTTTGCCCACTCCAGGAAAAGATCGAGTTTTGTTTGCTATTGACAATTGTCTGCTTTCTGTGGAGGCTCCACCAAAGGATGGGCTCCCCCATGTTGAT ATATCATTTCAGCCATTGGTACAGTGCCTAGATGTTGacaacttaattaaatttttcaCAGCCGTGTTGCTTGAGAGGAGAATTTTGCTCCGATCAAACAA ATATTCAATTTTAACCCTTGTATCAGAAGCCATATGCCATTTACTTTATCCATTTCGGTGGCAG CAAGTCTACATTCCGCTACTCTTTTTCAGTGGCGTAGACTATATTGATGCGCCTACGCCATATATGATGGGACTTCATTCAGGCGTTGATACATCTAATCTGGCCATGGATGGT GTAGTTGTTGTTGACCTTGAGTGTAATCGTATCACAACAACGGAAGATATACCTCCTATCCCAGAGCCAGAATTAGGAGATTTGCGTGGGGAGATAACAAAGTTATTGCATCCCAATGTTGTGGGGATAGATCAGATGAAGGATGGTTTATATAGTTTGCCTGAGCAATATCCTAAAGGTGGCAACAAACCTTGGGGAGAGGATCACGACCTTCAACTTAG GTTAGTGTTCTTAAAGTTCTTTGCATCACTTTTAAGTGGCTACCGAAACTTCATA GAAGTTACTGCTACTCATGTCTTCAACACTCAAGCATTCTTGACGATGCGGTCCCGGTCAACTGGCCAACCACCAGAACCCAtg TTAACACAGTTCCTGGATTCCCATGGTTTCATGGATTATCTGGAAAGAGGATTAGGTTCTGAAGAAAACACTAATAACCTACTTGACAAGTTACAAGATGCAATTAGAAGAAGCCAAAATCCTATTTCAATTCTTCCATCAAATTTGGTAGAGCCTGAGATTATAACAATTGCAGATACGGATGTGGGAGCATCAG GATCAGGTGCCAAATACACATATGATAGGTTTCCCTCAAACATTAGGACAGAAgagcaagaagaaaagaggaggCAGATCCTTGCTGCAGCAAGTGGATTATCCTCTAG CTCACCTTCTGTCCTAGTGGGTAAAGACTCCAAATCAGAAACTCTAACTCCATTGGAGAGGGCT GCGGAAAGGGAGTGCATGGTTTTGGACATAAAAGTTAAGTTGCAg GGTCTGTGGCTTCGTCTTCTGAAATTGGGACCCACTGATGATCCTCTTTCGTCATTTGAATATGGCACAATCCTTG CTTTAATTGAATCTGATGCGGAGGGGATTGGTGGCAGTGGGTTCATTGAATGTATAAGGGAGCACATAAATCAGGGATGGCACTGTCAGTTGACTGAAGAACAATTTCTTGCTGTGAAGGAATTG CTTAAAACAGCTATCAGTCGTGCAACTTCCCGAAATGATTTGTTGACCATCAGGGATGCCCTTGAAGTATCTGCTGAAATGTACAAGAAGGATGCAAATAATGTTGTTGACTACATTCAGCGCCATCTTATATCTTTGTCCATCTGGGAGGAATTACG CTTTTGGGAAGGGTACTTTGACTATCTAATGGAGAGGTCTGCAAACAA GTCGGCCAACTATGCTTCTCTGGTGACTGCACAGCTAAAATTTGTGGAATCACACATG GCTGGATTGGGCCTTCCTGATACTGATGCTTGGTACACGATTGAAACAATAGGAGAGAAGAACAACATTGGATACACACAATTT ATACAGCTGAGAGGGTTCTTGTCGCATGTTGTGCAACTACGCATTGGTTATTGGGGAATCACTGCTGTCAAGCCTCAATCCATGTTGTCTCATGGATTAGCATCTCCACATTCAAAAGATAACACAGTTGAGGATCAGCAGCCTGCTGAGGCTTCTGGTGTTGGAAGGAGCTGGGTTCAGAGCATGTTTAGCAGGGATACTGCATCCAGATCCACCTCTTTCAGTCGTGTTCGTAAGTGGACCTCTGATGGTGGCTCTTCAG CTACAAATGAAAATGGGACTCCTCGTAAACGAGATTTATCAGCTGCTGGGCAGAAGAAAACTCAAACCAATGTGCGTGTACTTAGAGGTCATAGTGGCTCGGTTACTGCTTTACATTGTGTAACGAGGAGAGAGGTTTGGGATCTTGTGGGTGACCGCGAAGATGCTGGTTTCTTCATCAGTGGAAGCACAGACTGCACG GTTAAGATCTGGGATCCTAGCTTTCGTGGTAATGAACTTCGGGCAACCTTGAAGGGACACACAag AGCTGTCCGTGCAATAAGTTCTGATCGAGGAAAGGTAGTATCTGGATCAGATGATCAGTCTGTTTTAGTATGGGATAAGCAAACTACTCAGCTTCTAGAAGAGTTGAAAGGCCATGATGCACCG GTTAGCTGTGCGCGCATGCTGTCTGGTGAGCGTGTCCTAACCGCTGCTCATGATGGAACTGTAAAGATGTGGGATGTTAGAACTGACACTTGTGTGGCAACTGTTGGTCGTTGCTCTAGTGCCGTTCTATGCATGGAATATGATGACTCCACAGGAATTTTAGCTGCTGCTGGTCGAGATGC CATTGCAAACACCTGGGACATTCGTGCGGGAAAGGCAATGCACAAGCTTGTAGGGCACACAAAATGGATTCG GTCGATTAGAATGGTGGGGGACACAGTTGTTACTGGTAGTGATGATTGGACCGCAAGAATGTGGTCTGTTTCCCGAGGAACATGTGATGCTGTTCTAGCATGCCATGCTGGCCCAATATTAAGTGTTGAATATTCCACACTTGACAAAGGAATAATTACAG GTTCAACTGATGGGCTACTCCGCTTTTGGGAAAATGTGGAGG GAGGTATAAGATGCGTGAAAAATGTTACTGTTCATACCTCTGCTATATTGTCAATCAACGCTGCAGAACACTGGTTAGGAATTGGAGCTGCTGATAATTCAATGTCTCTTTTCCATCGGCCTCAAGAGAGACTTGGTAGCTTCTCTAGCACGGGAACAAAAATGGCGGGGTGGCAACTATACCGAACACCACAAAGAACAGTTGCTGTG GTACGATGTATTGCTACGGACCTCGAGAGGAAAAGGATATGCAGCGGCGGTCGTAATGGACTTCTTAGGCTTTGGGAAGCCACCATAAACATTTAA